The following coding sequences lie in one Longimicrobiaceae bacterium genomic window:
- a CDS encoding DUF3578 domain-containing protein — METGGPLREKLEEVLARYADARAGEPFGEEHPLWGVFKALRQALSAHPAVRATPTLRVSWSAGFGTWAKVPWVAMLDTRETTSVREGVYCALLFRQDTSGVYLALCQGAAEPRKQVGREIARTVLRARALELRALCDPLPELGFALDDRMDLRAEAAPVGDPAATVAHKLYEAGSVPPDEILSRDLEALLAAYRRCVEEKEERTAALPADAYAAEPDRWERPWDRAEATAALAGYVGRRGFVFEPWQVAAYATALRTKPFAILAGVAGTGKSRLPALVAEGTGGVARLVPVRPDWTDSAEVLGYTDLRGEFRPGIVLDAAREAMGQPRRHWVSVLDEMNLARVEQYFAEVLSRMEDRRPHPRGGFATAPLLHPTLHPGDAWSGVVLPPNLALVGTVNVDESAHGFSRKVLDRAFTLELAEPDLSAWEPVGTPGDAEPAWWPVAAWHPRAVTLAGLGALSDCERARVRETVEALASANASLVPAGLQVGYRTRDEAALFVLHAAETPDAFATRGGAAVDPLDLALGMKLLPRIAGGSDAVRRALLGLLGWARGGRALDESEARALLEEWERAGRPAALPGARFPRTAARLALMWERFLAEGFTSFWL; from the coding sequence CGGGAAAAGCTGGAAGAGGTGCTGGCGCGCTACGCGGATGCGCGGGCGGGGGAGCCGTTCGGGGAGGAGCACCCGCTGTGGGGCGTCTTCAAGGCGCTGCGGCAGGCGCTCTCCGCGCACCCGGCCGTCCGCGCGACGCCCACGCTGCGCGTCTCCTGGTCCGCGGGGTTCGGGACCTGGGCCAAGGTGCCGTGGGTGGCGATGCTCGACACGCGCGAGACCACCAGCGTCCGCGAGGGGGTGTACTGCGCGCTGCTCTTCCGGCAGGACACCTCCGGTGTGTACCTGGCGCTCTGCCAGGGCGCGGCGGAGCCCCGCAAGCAGGTGGGGCGCGAGATCGCCCGTACCGTGCTCCGCGCCCGCGCCCTGGAGCTGCGCGCCCTCTGCGACCCGCTCCCGGAGCTGGGCTTCGCCCTGGACGACCGGATGGACCTGCGCGCCGAGGCGGCCCCGGTGGGCGACCCGGCCGCCACCGTCGCGCACAAGCTGTACGAGGCGGGGAGCGTCCCGCCGGACGAGATCCTGTCGCGCGACCTGGAGGCGCTGCTCGCCGCCTACCGCCGCTGCGTGGAGGAGAAGGAGGAGCGCACGGCCGCCCTCCCCGCCGACGCGTACGCCGCGGAGCCGGATCGGTGGGAGCGGCCGTGGGACCGCGCGGAGGCCACGGCGGCGCTGGCCGGGTACGTCGGGCGGCGGGGGTTCGTGTTCGAGCCCTGGCAGGTGGCGGCCTACGCGACCGCGCTCCGCACCAAGCCCTTCGCCATCCTCGCGGGGGTGGCGGGGACGGGGAAGTCGCGCCTCCCCGCGTTGGTGGCGGAGGGGACCGGGGGGGTCGCCCGGCTCGTCCCCGTGCGCCCGGACTGGACGGACAGCGCGGAGGTGCTGGGGTACACCGACCTGCGCGGCGAATTCCGCCCCGGCATCGTGCTGGACGCCGCGCGCGAGGCCATGGGGCAGCCCCGCCGGCACTGGGTGTCCGTGCTGGACGAGATGAACCTGGCGCGGGTGGAGCAGTACTTCGCGGAGGTGCTGAGCCGCATGGAGGACCGCCGCCCGCACCCCCGCGGCGGCTTCGCCACGGCGCCGCTGCTGCACCCCACCCTGCACCCGGGAGACGCGTGGAGCGGCGTCGTCCTCCCGCCCAACCTGGCGCTGGTGGGGACGGTGAACGTGGACGAGAGCGCCCACGGCTTCTCCCGCAAGGTGCTGGACCGCGCCTTCACCCTGGAGCTGGCGGAGCCGGACCTGTCCGCCTGGGAGCCCGTCGGCACCCCGGGCGACGCGGAGCCCGCCTGGTGGCCCGTCGCCGCCTGGCACCCGCGTGCCGTGACCCTCGCCGGCCTCGGCGCCCTCAGCGACTGCGAGCGGGCGCGGGTCCGGGAGACCGTCGAGGCGCTCGCCTCCGCGAACGCCTCGCTCGTCCCGGCCGGGCTGCAGGTGGGGTACCGCACCCGCGACGAGGCCGCGCTCTTCGTCCTCCATGCAGCGGAGACGCCGGACGCCTTCGCCACCCGCGGCGGGGCCGCCGTGGACCCGCTGGACCTGGCGCTCGGGATGAAGCTCCTCCCCCGCATCGCGGGCGGGAGCGACGCCGTGCGCCGCGCGCTCCTGGGGCTGCTCGGCTGGGCACGCGGCGGGCGCGCCCTGGACGAGAGCGAGGCCCGCGCGCTCCTGGAGGAGTGGGAGCGCGCCGGCCGCCCCGCCGCGCTCCCGGGCGCCCGCTTCCCCCGGACCGCGGCCCGCCTCGCGCTGATGTGGGAGCGCTTCCTCGCCGAGGGCTTCACCTCGTTCTGGCTGTGA